TTATCTGTGCCTAAATCTTTAGTGTGAGAGTATTTtgtaaaaatcaaaactaaaattgattaaaatacaTGTTCATTTCGTGTCTCAGAAACTGTTTTGTTGAATATGCTTTTCCctaataatagaaatagaaatacagaagttattttaataattatgctCAAGACATTTATTCTTATGAAGAATCATTATATATACTAAAAGtgctgtctttaatttttatcagttcatattttattagtattttataaGTAAAGATGTGATAATAGATTATTTCACAGTAAATTCAAATCTTTTCTCAAATAGAATTATGTAGTAATGATGAACACACTGGAATGTCTCAGGTAAAATTTCCACCAGATGCCATTAAACAGAATAATAgcaacatattaaaatatgacaTAAAGTATACAATCCAATTACATCCAAGTTCTCATTTAAATCATACaatttcatattctttattttgttattaaatatataactaatatattaTAAACCAGTATCAAAGATCTATGAAGAAGAAAATCTGTGGCTAGTTTGTAGAAATGAGAGACTGGAAATTACTGTTCATTTTTGAGGGGCTTtctcaatagtgctcagggctatctTCTCAATGCGAGGAAGCCACATGTCAGTACTGCAAATCAAACCTGGGGCCTGGTCATGCTAGGCATGTGTTCCAAGCCTCTGAAGTATCACACTAGCTTTGACAACATTTTACAGCAACTATCAGTAGATATACTTGAGAAAAGTATATGTATAAAGGAGTTCTCTAGGGCCACATATTTGATATAGTTTATTAAAAAGcttatgaaaaatatttgggggatCACATCTCGGTGTGtctagggattattcctggctttgtgttcagaatcactcctggtggtgctcagagaccatatgtcatgccagggattgaacctgggttagctatatGCAAAGTAAGCATCTTACCTCTACTGTCCCTCTGGGCTTATTTTGTTACTCTTACAGATTAAAACGGCAATATAGTTTCTagttatgaagaaaataaaacaatgaagagAAATATCTTCACTGTTATATTATCCATTTATTATAGTGCAAGTGATAATGCTATCATTATGTGAATAGAGTTATAGTCAAGTAGGTAATAACTTTTTGGATAAGCAGAAATTCTATGACATAACTTTCTAAAACACAGTAAAGCATATCTAGATAAGTTTGCATCACAATAGGCCATATAACAAAGTGAAGTGAGGACACCCACTGCAAAACTGAAGATTTTAGAGTGTAAAGAAACTACGCAACTTAAGGTTTATTCATAATAAAGTCAAATATAAAACACAAGTCTttggccgaagtggtggcacagtggtagggtatttgccttgcacgcgtctgacCTAGGACCGGCCattgttccatcccccagcatcccatatggtccctcaagccaggagcgatttctgagcgcatagccaggagtaacccctgagcataaccaggtgtgacccaaccccccccaaaccaaaccaaaccccataagccttaatattaaaaaaacatgtgAATAAACATAAATTCAATCATATTTCTAAGAAAGAATTATGACTCACATAGATGATATGATATACTCATGGATAAAATATGCCCTGTTTTTAACATCATAATGGCACTTTAATCTGCTAATTCCTGATTTATACACATTAAATACAATTTCACCCTATGTCTCCACTATAAGGTTcaagatttattttctaaatattgaatACAATCACAAGTATATTATGGGTTATAAAAGAAACATGATCAAAAAAGGCATCAAGTAAGcacacaaattaatttatttaagcaaattAGTTCCTATGTATATTATGGGGAGAGTTTACCTGAGTAAATGCTCCTTTATCTTCAAGCAGAGACTGTGGTTCTGATAAAAAATCTCTTTTCTCACAGCTCTCATGACTGAGGAGCATATCAGCATAGTTGGGCTGAGGGAAGATCAGGTGACTCTTGCGTGAGTCTGTCGTCAGGGACACCTCATGCGAGTAGGTCTGCAGGAAAGCCCTGACCCCGTCCACGCCCACAAAGTGCGAGGCAGGCACGCCAGCCAATCCACTTTCAGAAGCCTGCAGCAGGCGCGATGAATGCCAGCGCCTCAGCCTGAATGCCAGCAGAACAATGACAAAGGCCAGGAAGACACAGGAGACCACGGCCACTGCCACCACCAAGTAGAGAGTGAGGTCTGAGTCCTCCTGGCTGGTGGGGGCACTCATGCTGCCCAGGTCTGCTAGGACATCGGGGATGCTGTCAGCCACAGCCACTGTGAGTGTGACAGTGGCTGAGAGAGGGGGGCGGCCATGGTCCTGGACCACCACCACAAGGCTCTGCTTGAGTGCATCTCTGTCCAGCAGGGCACGGGCAGTGCGTACCTCACCAGTGTGCAGCCCCACAGAAAATAGCCCTGGCTCACTGGCTTTGAGCAGGCGGTAGGACAGCCAGGCATTCTGGCCTGAGTCTTTGTCCACTGCCACCACTTTGGTCACCAGGTAGCCAGGCTCTGCAGAGGGGGGTGTCAGCTCCACCCCGGTGGAATCATCCATGGGAGTTGTGGGGTACAGGATCTCAGGTGCGTTGTCATTCTGATCCAGAACAAATATGATCAATGATACATTGCTGCTGAGTGGTGGTTTCCCGCTGTCACTGGCTGTTACCCAAAACTGTAGTTCCCGGAACTGTTCATAGTCAAAGGAGTGCAATGCATAGATGACACCAGTGTCTGAGTTGATGGAGACATAGGAGGACAGAGGAGCTCCCTGAAGGGTATACTCAGCCAGTTTATAAATTACATGAGCATTGTCAGCGGAATCGGGGTCATAGGCCTTTATGGAAAAGATGGAGGCTCCTCTGGGGTTATTTTCTGGGATGTAAGCAGAGTAGGACTTGCTAGAGAAGGTAGGTGGGTTGTCGTTGATGTCGGCCACCTGCAGCAAAATGTATACATCCCGGGACAGAGGTGGGTTCCCTCCATCTTTAGTGGTCACTGTAATGTTGtaggaggaaaactcctccctgTCAAGGGCCCTGTTTGTAACCAGTCGATAGTAATTGTCAACGGACTTTTCTAATTTGAAAGGAAGGTTCTCTGGGAGTGAGCAGGTGACAAATGCATTTTGTCCAGAATCTCTGTCATGTACATTGAACAGTGCAATTATAGTCCCAGGAGGAGAATCTTCGGGAACCAAGCTACTAGCAGATGTCATGTAAAATTCTGGGGCATTGTCATTAACATCCAGAACTGTGACAATAACCTTCGTTCTGGTTAGAAGGCCTGGACCATCATGAGCTTCAATGTCAATTTCGTGGAATTTGGCATCTTCATAATCTAGACTTCTTTTAATTGTAATTTCTCCAGATGTGGATTGAAGCTCAAATACCTCCGACGTTTTATCGGGGGTTTTCTCTTGAAAATATGATACCCGAGCATTGTATCCCTCATCTGCATCGGTTGCAGTCACGGTGAGTATCCGGGTGCCTACTGGCATATTCTCTGGAACGCTTACACGGTACTCCGGCTGGGTAAAAACAGGTGCATTGTCGTTTACATCCTGGATCATGACACGGATGCGGGAGGTGCCAGATCGCACCGGGTCGCCCCCATCCAGGGCCGTGAGAACCAGGTGGTGAACCGCCTCTTCCTCGCGGTCCAACGTGCGTTCCAGCTCCAGCTCTGGGTACTTGTTCCCATCAGCTCCGTGTAGCACGTCCAGGGAGAAGTGGTCATTTGGGCTAAGTTGGTACTTCTGGAGGGCGTTATCGCCGACGTCCGCATCATGAGCACTCTTTAGAGGGATCCGGAACCCTGGCGTAGTTGTTTCACTGATTTTTACTTCTAGCTCCTCTGCCCCAAAGCGAGGCGAGTTATCATTGATATCTGTTATTTCCACCTCTACCGAATATAAATTCAATTTATCTTCCAGTAGGATGTTAAAATTCACCAGACACGGCGCGCTCTGGGCGCAAAGCTCCTCCCTGTCTATCCTACCCGCAGTGACCAAGCTGCCACTTCTCGGGTTCACAGCAAAGAGCTGCGTCCTACCTCTGGACACGATGCGGACTCCACGCTCCGCCAGCTCCTCGCGCTCCAGACCCAAATCCTTGGCGATGTTGCCCACGAAGGAACCTTTTTCACTCTCTTCTGCCACAGAATAGCGTATGTGTCCAGCGCCGGTTTCCCATAGGGTCGCCCAAAGAAGGCACAGAAAGATCAACCTTCTCCGTAGTGGCAACCTGGGAGGAGCCGCCATTTCTCTTCTGCTGCAGCCTTTTCTCCGAGGCAATTTCCACCAAACAGGGCGGGATTCCAGCCTTTAGTGCCCAGTTTTCAGGTGACCAGGAATCAAGGCACTCGGGTCACTGGAGAGAACTAGTTGGTCGCAGGATTGAATTTCTGTGCTGCAAGGAAGCATTAGGGTCAGACGCCCAGCCCTTTGCGGGGTGGAGCCGAAAAGTTGGATTGGTTATTTCGCAGGTTTTTCCTTCTTAGGTGGTCAACAGCGACGCTCAGAGGCTTAAGTCATTTCTGCATCCTCTCAGGCAAAGCCagattatgttttttttgttggttttctggCATTCAAGTTGCATTAGGAAGCTTAAAAGTTCTAAACTACTTAAGATATACTTTTTCAAGGTAATGATGGCATAAATAAATGTGACCTTATTAGTAGTTGCTAAAGAAAGCATCATCGAAAGCTCAAGACATTCATCAAGATGGTGTGAACTCTTGCTCGGCATGTTAACTCTTGTTGCATATTCGGAGACAGTAAGATCAGTTTTTGAATATTAGATACATTATCTAATGTtaagtgttttgaatttctgtacTCAACTTCAAAAGCTGTGTTTAATTGTTGAAGTATCAGTCACTTTGTAGGGTGACTTCCCTGATACCTGACTCTTGACTGATGAAGTAACAACAGACAGTGAACTTGACGAACAAAGACCCAGCTCTTGGGAAACTTTCAGGATCAGGAAAAACATGGAAaggtataaataaagataataagggCTCTTTTGGTGGTAATTGTGGTGTGATGGGGATTTATAGTAAGAGGTATCCAGCTCTAATTTTGGAGTCAATAcactgttttaaattttaaaagatagaaaTGGATTGAGAAAGAGGCTAGATTCGTGCCCTAGATTCTCAATACAAGTTCTTGGAAGAGAGAGGAAgcataaaacaataaagaaattgaagatagTCCTAAAGGTGAAGCCAGAGAAGAGGTTTTACCACAGAGAATTAGTTTATCTAAGTTGTCTGAAgatgtgaatttctttttctagTCTTAAGTGTTTTCTAACCACATAAAATAAGTGAATGTCTTCTTACTCCTGCTTGAATTTTATGACATGCCTAACAATAATTTCATaaactttcaaatatttcaaatacagAGACAAGTGTAGAATGTAATGTAATAAAAGTCAATATATATACTActaaaattgataaaaatttcAATATGTTCAATATGAGataaatttttagatattttcttaGGAATAATTTCAGACAGAGAAAGATTGCATAAATAGCATAAAAGATACCAAATAATCTACATTTTACATTATCAAAAgtgttaacattttaatttttattatttttggtctcCCCTTTCCCAATCACTCTGACCAGTCTCAGAGTAAGTAGAAGACAAGATACTTCTTCACTTTCAATGCTTCAGTGTGTTATTTAAAATCAGTAACATTCTATAATTACCAAATATGATAAAAATCAGCAAACTGGcattgttatattattttaccATATATACCAATATTAGTTAAACATTTTTCAGTTGTCACAATAATgtctaacaaaataaaatagtttcttttggTTGTTAGAAATTGAACTTAGGAGTTTCAAGGCCTGTAGTCAACTTCTGAACCATATACCTggtcataaagaaaagaaattggggacCTGGAAAAATGGAACCAGGTGCTGAAAGGAAGCATGAGGAAAGGTTGGGGTTGATTCTTATTTATCACCATGTGATCTGAGCACTACGAGGTACAGCCCTGAAACAACCAATACTGATCTAGATTCCAATGCAGGATCAAATATCGCATTTAATGATGTCTTTTTAGTTACATTTAATTTGACTTATAATTgggcttaaattattttataacttataccttattattagtttttttcaGATTTTGAGACACAGTCATTAATGCTCACTCCCAATTCTGTAATAATAGTTCTGGTTGCTCCCAAAGGTACTTGAGGGACCAAGAAGTGATAGAAATTGATCCTGGACCTCTGacttgcaaagcatatgctcagcctATTAACTGGAcatatgttctttattttggTAAAATGTACATGACAAAATTGAACATTTTAACCATTTAAGTATACAATTTATTATCTGTCCCCTTGTTTCTTGAATGGCAAGTTAATCAcatattttaatgactttatatCTTTGTTCCTCTATTAAAAGAACCCATCCCTCCACACTtaagtgctctactactgagtAACATCACTggactgtttcttttttaaagttattataagAGCCTATAAGTTTATGCCTAAGTAACTACTTTAGCTGAAAACATAGGTGTGGGAACATAGGCTTGAAGAGCAATTCAAGcataatttttatatcatatttattgttttaaataatcatgatcatctcattttttaaaattactattaatATTTGTACTAAACACTAATTTCCTATTATGTTAACACAGCCACTTAATATCCTGTCAAATTATAGATgggttttcaaaaataattaaattttgtaaTCTCTTCTTTAATAGGTACTCATTTACATATATGCAGAAGCAAAGTTTAAATGCATAAAAGTTGATAAAATCTCCAACTGGGtgctagagcggtggtgcaggtggtagggagtttgccttacacatgtgctaacctaggatggactgcggttggatcctctggcatcccatatgacccgccccaagccaagggtgatttctgagcatatagccagaaatcacccctgagtgtcatagggcatggcccaaaaaccgaaaacaaaacaaaaaactctaacTGAAATGATAATATTGAGAGTATACATTAAGATACATatagaatgagaaaaaatttGAAAGACCATCAAAGTAAAAAACAGATATTATCAAAATTTGTTGTTAGAAA
This window of the Suncus etruscus isolate mSunEtr1 chromosome 14, mSunEtr1.pri.cur, whole genome shotgun sequence genome carries:
- the LOC126027838 gene encoding protocadherin gamma-A2 isoform X6; translation: MAAPPRLPLRRRLIFLCLLWATLWETGAGHIRYSVAEESEKGSFVGNIAKDLGLEREELAERGVRIVSRGRTQLFAVNPRSGSLVTAGRIDREELCAQSAPCLVNFNILLEDKLNLYSVEVEITDINDNSPRFGAEELEVKISETTTPGFRIPLKSAHDADVGDNALQKYQLSPNDHFSLDVLHGADGNKYPELELERTLDREEEAVHHLVLTALDGGDPVRSGTSRIRVMIQDVNDNAPVFTQPEYRVSVPENMPVGTRILTVTATDADEGYNARVSYFQEKTPDKTSEVFELQSTSGEITIKRSLDYEDAKFHEIDIEAHDGPGLLTRTKVIVTVLDVNDNAPEFYMTSASSLVPEDSPPGTIIALFNVHDRDSGQNAFVTCSLPENLPFKLEKSVDNYYRLVTNRALDREEFSSYNITVTTKDGGNPPLSRDVYILLQVADINDNPPTFSSKSYSAYIPENNPRGASIFSIKAYDPDSADNAHVIYKLAEYTLQGAPLSSYVSINSDTGVIYALHSFDYEQFRELQFWVTASDSGKPPLSSNVSLIIFVLDQNDNAPEILYPTTPMDDSTGVELTPPSAEPGYLVTKVVAVDKDSGQNAWLSYRLLKASEPGLFTIGLHTGEVRTARALLDRDALKQNLVVGVQDHGHPPLSATVTLTVAVANSIPDVLADLGSIIAPANQEDSDLTLYLVVAVAVVSCVFLAFVIILLALRLLRCRKSSLLQASDVGFVGLPASNFLGVEGVQAFLQTYSHEVSLTADSGKSHLIFPQPNYADTLISHESCEKNDPLLASIDFHECKDESSSVQQAPPNTDWRFSQGQRPGTSSSQNGDETGTWPNNQFDTEMLQAMILASASEAADGSSTLGGGAGTMGLSARYGPQFTLQHVPDYRQNVYIPGSNATLTSAAGKRDAKAPAGGNGNKKKSGKKEKK